A DNA window from Zingiber officinale cultivar Zhangliang chromosome 3A, Zo_v1.1, whole genome shotgun sequence contains the following coding sequences:
- the LOC122052242 gene encoding RING-H2 finger protein ATL79-like, giving the protein MPSPSDVVAASTNNTWGPYTSGKDFGVNMATVLVVLLGATALAFALHVAYRFLVRLLGRRNLGRDRAGAPHDASGDQDDKSTAAAQLPGPVVSFSSGATRVAGAPECAICLAELEEGDLVRVLPPCSHGFHAQCVEAWLVGRSSCPTCRTDCRPTPET; this is encoded by the coding sequence ATGCCTTCGCCGAGCGACGTCGTCGCGGCCAGCACCAATAACACGTGGGGCCCATACACCAGCGGCAAGGACTTCGGGGTCAACATGGCCACCGTCCTGGTGGTGCTCCTCGGCGCCACGGCCCTGGCTTTCGCGCTGCACGTCGCGTACAGGTTCCTCGTCCGCCTCCTGGGCCGCCGGAACCTCGGTAGAGACCGCGCGGGGGCCCCCCACGATGCTAGCGGTGATCAGGATGACAAGTCTACGGCGGCGGCGCAGCTACCGGGGCCCGTGGTGTCGTTCTCCTCCGGGGCGACGAGGGTGGCAGGGGCGCCGGAGTGCGCCATCTGCCTCGCCGAGCTGGAGGAGGGAGACCTCGTTCGCGTGCTCCCGCCCTGTAGTCACGGCTTCCACGCGCAGTGCGTCGAAGCGTGGCTCGTCGGACGCTCGTCCTGCCCCACCTGCCGCACCGACTGCCGCCCGACGCCGGAGACTTGA